In Methanothrix sp., a genomic segment contains:
- the ahaH gene encoding ATP synthase archaeal subunit H, which produces MARDEILSKIKSAEAQARVAVQQALEEKEKKIAAATTEAMNLVKSAETDAQDYYDKSVAKAESDVKVKKQSIIQSGDKSVASMSGSASAKLDKAVEYLLKEFMGSLHA; this is translated from the coding sequence ATGGCTAGAGACGAAATCTTATCGAAAATCAAATCGGCAGAGGCTCAGGCCAGGGTTGCAGTCCAGCAAGCTCTGGAGGAGAAGGAGAAAAAGATAGCCGCTGCCACTACCGAAGCAATGAACCTCGTCAAATCCGCCGAGACTGATGCACAGGACTACTATGACAAGAGCGTTGCCAAAGCAGAGAGCGATGTGAAGGTAAAGAAGCAATCCATCATCCAGAGTGGTGATAAAAGCGTCGCCTCAATGAGCGGCAGCGCCAGTGCCAAGCTGGACAAAGCAGTTGAATATTTGTTAAAGGAGTTTATGGGGTCGTTACATGCTTAG
- a CDS encoding RuBisCO large subunit C-terminal-like domain-containing protein, whose amino-acid sequence MELVAKYHVETDLPIQKAAEAIAAEQSTGTWTEVRGQDNPLAAWVISAQGNEVEIGFPGELFEPGNVPQYLSVVAGNLFGLGAIQKVRLQDVIFPQSITRAHKGPRFGIEDARRILGVFGRPLVGTIIKPKVGLNPKETAAVAEAAVRGGLDLVKDDETLTDQSFCPLIPRLEAVMSALDRVEKETGKKAFYAVNVTAGAEKILERAERAVEHGANMVMIDVLTSGFSSLEILAQNLNVPIHVHRTMHGAFTRDKSHGISMLVIAKLVRMMGGTNLHTGSYMGKMSLEREENDLCRDALRDVWAGYKRVFPVASGGVYPGKVHGNLDGYGIDCIVQAGGGVHGHPDGTTAGARAMVQATEAWQKHIALEEYAKDHKELEVALKFWGR is encoded by the coding sequence ATGGAGCTTGTTGCAAAATACCATGTAGAGACGGACCTTCCCATCCAGAAGGCGGCGGAGGCCATAGCTGCTGAGCAGTCCACAGGCACCTGGACTGAGGTGCGGGGCCAGGATAACCCCCTGGCTGCGTGGGTGATATCCGCCCAGGGGAATGAGGTTGAGATCGGCTTTCCCGGGGAGCTCTTCGAGCCGGGGAATGTGCCCCAGTATCTCTCAGTGGTGGCAGGAAACCTCTTCGGCCTGGGGGCTATCCAGAAGGTGCGCTTGCAGGATGTCATCTTTCCTCAGAGCATAACCCGGGCACATAAAGGTCCACGGTTTGGAATAGAGGACGCGCGCAGGATCCTGGGCGTCTTTGGCCGCCCCCTGGTGGGAACCATCATCAAGCCCAAGGTGGGCCTGAACCCGAAAGAGACGGCAGCCGTGGCAGAAGCAGCAGTGCGCGGTGGACTGGACCTGGTCAAGGATGACGAGACCCTCACCGATCAGAGCTTCTGTCCTCTGATCCCCAGATTAGAGGCGGTCATGTCTGCTTTGGATCGGGTGGAGAAGGAGACGGGCAAGAAGGCATTTTATGCCGTCAATGTCACCGCCGGAGCGGAGAAGATCCTGGAACGGGCGGAGAGGGCTGTCGAGCATGGGGCCAATATGGTTATGATCGATGTCCTCACCTCAGGCTTCTCCTCACTGGAGATCCTGGCCCAGAACCTGAATGTTCCCATCCATGTGCACAGAACTATGCATGGGGCCTTCACCCGTGACAAGAGCCACGGCATATCCATGCTGGTGATAGCCAAACTGGTGCGCATGATGGGAGGCACAAATCTCCATACTGGAAGCTATATGGGCAAGATGTCTTTGGAGAGGGAGGAGAACGACCTGTGCCGCGATGCCCTGCGAGATGTCTGGGCGGGCTACAAGAGGGTCTTCCCTGTGGCCTCGGGCGGAGTCTATCCGGGCAAGGTTCACGGAAATCTGGATGGCTATGGCATAGACTGCATCGTCCAGGCAGGTGGGGGAGTACACGGCCATCCCGATGGCACCACTGCTGGAGCAAGGGCGATGGTGCAGGCAACTGAGGCCTGGCAGAAGCATATTGCTCTTGAAGAGTATGCGAAAGACCACAAAGAGCTGGAAGTTGCTCTTAAATTTTGGGGCCGTTGA
- a CDS encoding class 1 fructose-bisphosphatase encodes MANRINDRTRFIVDLRRHMWKSGIEVELRRLIWQIAVMGKYISAKIHESNRKLAGFKNVYGEDQLALDRISDEILKNMMRNSGFVREYASEELDDIITIGHGQEKYIVTADPVDGSSLVDTNLAIGTIIGIHKNSIFDCGKNSMVAALYITYGPLITMIYSAGKGVHEFVLDREGEYVLSEENIRLNERGSIFSPGGLRRDWTESHRRYIDKLEMDGYKLRYSGGFVPDINQVIIKRGGIFTYPALKKAPQGKLRLLFELQPMAYIVEQAGGMAIDGKEDILALKISSVDQRSPIYIGSRREVAMAREFLSEESY; translated from the coding sequence ATGGCTAACAGAATAAATGATCGCACTCGATTCATTGTTGATCTGAGGCGGCACATGTGGAAGAGCGGCATCGAGGTAGAGCTGCGGCGGCTCATCTGGCAGATTGCTGTGATGGGCAAGTATATCTCGGCAAAGATCCATGAGTCCAACCGCAAGCTGGCCGGCTTCAAGAATGTCTACGGCGAGGACCAACTGGCTCTGGACCGCATCTCCGATGAGATATTAAAAAATATGATGCGCAACTCCGGATTCGTTCGCGAGTATGCCTCTGAGGAGCTGGATGATATCATCACCATCGGCCATGGTCAGGAAAAATATATCGTTACCGCCGATCCAGTGGATGGCTCCTCCCTGGTGGACACCAACCTGGCCATCGGGACGATCATCGGCATTCACAAAAATTCAATATTTGATTGCGGCAAAAATTCGATGGTAGCTGCCCTTTACATCACCTATGGCCCGCTCATCACTATGATCTACTCCGCCGGAAAGGGAGTACATGAGTTCGTGCTGGATCGCGAGGGGGAGTATGTCCTCTCTGAGGAGAATATCCGCCTCAATGAGAGGGGATCCATCTTCTCCCCCGGTGGCCTTCGCAGGGACTGGACGGAGAGCCACCGGAGATATATCGATAAGCTGGAGATGGATGGCTACAAGCTACGCTACAGCGGTGGATTCGTCCCCGACATCAATCAGGTGATAATCAAGCGGGGAGGGATATTCACCTATCCCGCCCTCAAGAAGGCCCCTCAGGGAAAGCTGCGACTGCTATTTGAACTCCAGCCCATGGCCTACATTGTGGAGCAGGCGGGAGGCATGGCTATAGACGGAAAAGAGGACATACTCGCTCTTAAAATATCCTCAGTCGATCAACGCTCGCCCATCTACATCGGATCGCGGAGAGAGGTGGCGATGGCGAGGGAATTCCTGTCTGAAGAATCTTACTAA
- the fbp gene encoding fructose-1,6-bisphosphate aldolase/phosphatase, giving the protein MTKTTISLIKADVGGYPGHCSVHPELIKAAEEKLEEARRAGCLVDYRVMSCGDDLELLMSHRTGCDCGDIHGLAWETFERATEVAEALKLYGCGQDLLADAFSGNIKGLGPGVAEMEITERTAEPIVAFMMDKTEPGAFNLPIFKMFADPFNTAGLVIDPSFHQGFSFEIWDVLEHKKVLMNCPEEMYDMLALIGAKSRYVIKRVYCRPGGKLPEDEPVAAISTEKLYQTAGRYVGKDDPVALVRAQSGLPALGEVLEPFALGHLVSGWMRGSHNGPIMPCSFDTAHPTRLDGPPRVITAGFQLADGRFIGPVDLFNDVAFDRARHRCLQIADYMRAHGPFEPHRLAEEEMEYTTLPDVIRCLRERFVDAE; this is encoded by the coding sequence ATGACAAAGACCACTATAAGTTTGATAAAAGCCGATGTTGGCGGCTATCCCGGCCACTGCTCAGTTCATCCCGAATTGATCAAGGCTGCAGAGGAGAAGCTGGAGGAGGCCAGGAGGGCCGGCTGTCTGGTGGACTACAGGGTGATGTCCTGCGGGGACGACCTGGAGCTGCTCATGAGCCACAGGACAGGCTGCGATTGTGGCGATATCCACGGCCTGGCCTGGGAGACATTCGAGCGGGCCACTGAGGTGGCTGAAGCCCTCAAGCTCTATGGCTGCGGCCAGGACCTTCTGGCTGATGCCTTCTCCGGCAACATCAAAGGCTTGGGCCCCGGGGTGGCGGAGATGGAGATCACTGAGCGCACAGCCGAGCCCATAGTCGCCTTTATGATGGACAAGACTGAGCCTGGCGCCTTCAACCTCCCCATCTTCAAGATGTTCGCCGATCCCTTCAACACCGCCGGCCTGGTGATAGACCCCTCCTTCCACCAAGGCTTCTCCTTCGAGATCTGGGATGTCCTCGAGCATAAGAAGGTCCTGATGAACTGCCCGGAGGAGATGTACGATATGTTAGCCCTCATCGGTGCCAAGAGCCGCTATGTGATCAAGAGGGTCTACTGCAGGCCGGGGGGCAAGCTCCCTGAGGATGAGCCAGTGGCGGCAATCAGCACAGAGAAGCTCTACCAGACTGCGGGCAGGTATGTGGGCAAGGACGATCCCGTGGCCTTAGTGAGGGCGCAGTCCGGACTGCCCGCTTTGGGTGAGGTGCTCGAGCCCTTTGCCCTGGGGCATCTGGTGAGCGGCTGGATGCGGGGGAGTCATAATGGCCCTATAATGCCCTGCTCCTTTGATACCGCCCATCCCACCAGGCTCGATGGCCCGCCCCGGGTCATAACCGCGGGCTTCCAGCTTGCTGATGGGCGCTTCATCGGCCCAGTCGACCTGTTCAATGATGTGGCCTTCGATCGCGCTCGGCATAGATGCCTGCAGATCGCCGATTATATGAGGGCACACGGCCCCTTCGAGCCGCACCGCCTGGCAGAGGAGGAGATGGAGTACACCACCCTGCCCGATGTGATAAGATGCCTGAGGGAGCGATTTGTGGATGCTGAGTAG
- a CDS encoding energy-coupling factor ABC transporter ATP-binding protein, with amino-acid sequence MMNREMAVEVEDLSYTYSDGTRALDKVSFSLAEGQSLALLGPNGAGKSTLLLHLNGLLRGQGKVKIRDREISDESLRWVRSQVGMVFQDPDDQLFMPRLDEDVAFGPANMGLTQEEVDERVKWALQSVGLSDLSAKVPHRLSFGQRKRAAFATVLSMRPPVLVLDEPTSNLDPRSRMEMVSLIREQQRKGTAIITATHDVNLVPLLADRILLLNKSIVAEGDIHQIMNRRDLMDDLSLEMPILADLFKTLQEESLYSGAIPFRKDEAIGAIREMLQKKA; translated from the coding sequence ATGATGAACCGGGAAATGGCCGTAGAGGTTGAGGACCTCAGCTATACCTACTCAGACGGAACGCGCGCCCTGGATAAAGTCAGCTTCTCCCTGGCAGAGGGGCAGTCCCTTGCCCTCCTCGGGCCCAATGGGGCGGGCAAGTCCACACTGCTGCTTCACTTGAATGGCCTTTTAAGGGGTCAGGGGAAGGTGAAGATTCGAGACAGAGAGATAAGCGATGAGAGCTTGAGATGGGTCCGGAGCCAGGTGGGAATGGTCTTTCAGGATCCGGATGATCAGCTCTTCATGCCCCGTCTGGATGAGGACGTGGCCTTCGGTCCGGCGAATATGGGCCTGACTCAAGAGGAGGTGGATGAGAGGGTGAAATGGGCATTGCAAAGCGTCGGCCTCTCCGACCTCTCGGCAAAGGTACCTCATCGCCTCAGCTTCGGCCAGAGGAAGAGGGCCGCTTTTGCCACCGTCCTGTCCATGAGGCCGCCGGTGTTGGTCCTGGATGAGCCCACATCCAACCTGGACCCCCGTTCCAGGATGGAGATGGTCTCCCTTATCCGGGAACAGCAGAGAAAGGGAACGGCGATCATCACCGCCACTCATGATGTGAATCTGGTGCCGCTGCTGGCGGACAGGATTCTTCTTCTCAATAAGAGCATTGTGGCTGAGGGGGATATTCACCAGATCATGAACAGAAGGGATTTGATGGATGATCTGAGCCTGGAGATGCCCATACTCGCCGATCTTTTCAAGACTCTGCAGGAGGAGAGCCTGTATTCCGGAGCCATTCCTTTCAGAAAGGATGAGGCCATTGGGGCGATAAGAGAGATGCTTCAAAAGAAGGCGTGA
- the cbiQ gene encoding cobalt ECF transporter T component CbiQ, which yields MSGFDPERYSGIDSPLHRWETRVKLISLFILTISIVIVGEIGQALAGLIIAIMLVLISRLPLHHILRFMKWPFIFLLPLVIILPFTVKGEALFSYHSLAISRQGLDLGLLFLIRGIAATTLALIIAGTAPFNVNINGLKSLGMPAPLTQIFLFAYRYIFLFNEDLQTMRRSLASKGFEMRSSARSARIMAMAVAMLLIRSYERSENVFNAMLSRGYQGVLPSSQKMMLESSDLIKGFSVLAVALFIQFI from the coding sequence ATGAGCGGCTTCGATCCGGAGAGGTACTCGGGGATTGATTCGCCCTTGCACCGCTGGGAGACGCGGGTCAAGCTCATCTCCCTCTTTATCCTGACGATATCCATCGTCATCGTGGGAGAGATCGGTCAGGCCCTGGCAGGGCTTATAATCGCAATTATGCTGGTCTTGATATCAAGGCTTCCATTGCATCACATCCTGAGATTTATGAAGTGGCCTTTCATATTTCTTCTGCCCTTGGTCATCATCCTCCCCTTCACCGTCAAGGGAGAGGCTCTCTTCAGCTACCACTCTCTGGCGATCAGCCGCCAGGGTCTGGATCTCGGACTGCTGTTTTTGATTCGGGGAATTGCCGCCACTACGTTGGCCCTGATCATTGCGGGAACAGCACCATTCAATGTGAACATCAATGGCTTAAAGAGCCTTGGCATGCCCGCCCCTCTCACTCAGATCTTCCTTTTCGCCTATCGCTACATCTTCCTCTTCAATGAGGATCTGCAGACAATGAGAAGGTCTCTTGCATCCAAGGGATTTGAGATGAGGTCATCTGCCAGATCCGCCCGCATAATGGCGATGGCTGTGGCAATGCTCCTCATCAGAAGCTACGAGCGATCGGAGAATGTCTTCAATGCCATGCTCTCTCGCGGCTATCAGGGAGTACTGCCCTCCAGTCAGAAGATGATGCTTGAAAGCAGCGATCTGATCAAGGGCTTTTCGGTCTTGGCCGTGGCTCTATTTATTCAATTTATCTGA
- the cbiM gene encoding cobalt transporter CbiM, which produces MVHISDGVLPPAMLAAGFLFTIILLILSMRGMMMEEIPKISLITAALFVASLVHFPVGPTSVHLIMNGLAGILLGRRAFVGVFVALTLQAVFFQHGGLTVLGVNAFNIGVPALFAWQLFERRRGLESPHLEVVFGALAGGLAVLMSVLMVSLELLALGEAFTEISLLVIGAHLPVILIETAVVGGAAGFLFRVKPEMLADSNSRTMEVN; this is translated from the coding sequence ATGGTCCATATATCCGATGGCGTCCTCCCCCCGGCCATGCTGGCCGCGGGGTTCCTCTTCACCATCATCCTGCTCATCCTCTCTATGAGGGGCATGATGATGGAGGAGATTCCCAAGATCTCATTGATCACAGCCGCACTGTTCGTGGCCAGCCTGGTCCACTTCCCTGTGGGCCCGACATCTGTGCACCTGATCATGAATGGCCTTGCGGGCATACTGCTGGGACGGAGGGCCTTTGTCGGTGTCTTTGTAGCCCTGACCCTGCAGGCGGTCTTCTTCCAGCACGGAGGACTCACAGTACTGGGCGTCAATGCCTTCAATATCGGCGTTCCCGCTCTATTCGCCTGGCAGCTATTCGAAAGGAGAAGAGGGCTGGAGTCTCCCCATCTGGAGGTGGTCTTCGGAGCCCTTGCTGGCGGGCTGGCCGTCCTGATGTCAGTGCTGATGGTCTCCTTGGAGCTACTGGCTCTGGGCGAGGCATTCACTGAGATATCGCTACTGGTGATAGGTGCTCACCTGCCAGTGATACTCATAGAGACAGCAGTTGTGGGAGGAGCAGCAGGATTTCTCTTTAGGGTCAAGCCAGAGATGCTGGCTGATAGCAATAGCAGGACTATGGAGGTAAATTGA
- a CDS encoding DUF4198 domain-containing protein, with protein MLILLGLMISSASAHQLYAEFPQRLDSEAVADFWIAYGHGGSADTKLDSLPLARLISPDGSASEVEVDPYQDGLKGAFPLKEPGCYILDLQMTTTFFDPASFGSSGSKSLVEKYGRVLIPYQSGEGYEWSSGTGLEIVPKTNPYQLKSGEEFKATALWNGKPIPGSYSAVINRHPEDVLVVQHVQDTEVTGESSDGSISFQTDQPGLWVLSFEATVAESGSWTAVSDDPSGNYKKGDKLEYEEVAPTAYLSFWVNE; from the coding sequence TTGCTAATCCTTCTGGGGCTGATGATATCATCAGCATCAGCTCATCAGCTCTATGCTGAGTTTCCCCAGAGACTCGACTCTGAAGCAGTAGCCGATTTCTGGATAGCCTACGGCCATGGCGGCTCTGCCGACACAAAGCTGGATTCCTTGCCGTTAGCCCGGCTGATATCGCCAGACGGGAGCGCAAGCGAGGTGGAAGTTGATCCATATCAGGACGGGCTAAAGGGAGCATTCCCTCTCAAAGAGCCGGGCTGCTATATACTGGATCTGCAGATGACGACCACCTTCTTTGATCCAGCCAGCTTTGGATCATCGGGCAGCAAGAGCCTGGTGGAGAAGTACGGCCGAGTTTTAATTCCCTACCAGTCGGGCGAGGGCTATGAGTGGTCGAGCGGGACGGGCCTGGAGATAGTGCCCAAGACAAATCCCTATCAGCTCAAATCAGGAGAGGAGTTCAAGGCCACAGCGCTCTGGAACGGCAAGCCTATCCCTGGCAGCTACAGCGCTGTAATCAATCGGCATCCTGAGGATGTACTGGTGGTCCAGCATGTTCAGGATACGGAGGTCACTGGAGAGAGCAGCGATGGCAGCATCAGCTTCCAGACCGACCAGCCGGGTTTATGGGTATTGAGCTTTGAGGCCACAGTCGCAGAGAGCGGAAGCTGGACTGCGGTTTCGGATGATCCCTCCGGGAACTACAAGAAAGGTGACAAGCTCGAATATGAAGAGGTCGCTCCCACTGCTTACCTCTCCTTCTGGGTGAACGAATGA
- a CDS encoding DUF4198 domain-containing protein, whose translation MKKALLIFLLLIGAAAMNASAHNAWLESRDQVNVGDNERLYALYGHLDDITGITAPAIESAILVAPDGQKSNLEMDTGDWLPGFGYVGYAYKDVAYLEPGDYVFALLRTPSVYDPAWHGSGPSNPRLGYSVGKLVVHAGDGSQESWDTGMPFDINPNKAPYEIKVGDSVEFLAKYNGQAVNATYNVLPNFNLTNIQKGSTGDDGSFTVKFDEGGLWQVGASYDINEPSTWTATMESAGRFKVGDSVPYNTTRYSTYMSVYVKK comes from the coding sequence ATGAAAAAGGCCCTTTTGATATTCCTGCTCCTGATCGGGGCAGCGGCAATGAACGCCAGCGCTCACAATGCATGGCTGGAATCGCGGGATCAGGTGAATGTGGGAGATAATGAGAGGCTGTATGCCCTTTATGGCCATCTCGATGATATAACCGGCATAACTGCACCGGCTATTGAATCTGCCATTCTGGTGGCTCCGGATGGGCAGAAGTCGAACCTCGAAATGGATACTGGCGATTGGCTGCCCGGATTTGGCTATGTGGGCTACGCTTACAAAGATGTGGCCTACCTTGAGCCCGGAGATTATGTCTTCGCCCTGCTCCGAACCCCATCTGTTTATGACCCTGCCTGGCATGGCAGCGGCCCCAGCAACCCCAGGCTGGGCTACAGCGTCGGCAAGTTGGTAGTTCATGCAGGAGATGGGAGCCAGGAGAGCTGGGATACAGGGATGCCTTTTGATATCAATCCCAATAAGGCTCCATATGAGATAAAGGTTGGAGATAGTGTAGAGTTTCTGGCAAAATACAATGGCCAGGCTGTGAACGCCACCTACAACGTCCTTCCCAATTTCAATCTGACGAACATCCAGAAGGGTTCTACTGGGGATGATGGGTCATTTACAGTCAAATTCGATGAGGGAGGGCTCTGGCAGGTAGGCGCCAGCTATGATATCAACGAGCCGTCGACCTGGACAGCGACAATGGAGAGCGCTGGCCGCTTCAAGGTTGGAGACTCTGTTCCATACAACACAACCCGGTACAGCACCTATATGTCTGTCTATGTGAAGAAGTGA
- a CDS encoding DUF4198 domain-containing protein — protein MINTRNALVLFLLLIGAATMNASAHGVWVELKDLVDVGESQDAYVFYGHANDPAGFALPIMDSPYLMTPGGEKIALNANKVEGEWLPGYGWTGDYAVSTIVAYLPGNYVYVAPRAPTYSNRTLRLTYSAAEAVINAGNDSSASFSSGLPVEISSEKPLYQIKNKENVTFTVKYNDQQVNATYSAYPQMTATKVQKGFTADKDSFVINFNQTGMWVLNCYYDVIGDGEWTATYDSSSNIFKTGDVVPFNTTRYSTILSVWVRK, from the coding sequence GTGATTAATACGCGAAATGCATTAGTACTCTTCCTGCTCCTCATCGGAGCAGCGACGATGAATGCCAGCGCCCATGGCGTCTGGGTAGAGCTGAAGGATCTGGTTGATGTCGGCGAGAGCCAGGATGCCTATGTCTTCTACGGACATGCCAACGACCCGGCGGGCTTTGCCCTTCCCATCATGGACTCCCCATATCTCATGACCCCTGGAGGAGAGAAGATCGCATTGAATGCAAACAAGGTGGAAGGAGAATGGCTTCCCGGATATGGCTGGACAGGAGACTATGCAGTCAGCACCATTGTCGCTTACCTTCCTGGCAACTATGTCTATGTCGCGCCCCGCGCCCCCACCTACAGCAATAGAACCCTCCGCCTGACCTACAGCGCCGCTGAGGCGGTCATCAATGCCGGCAACGACAGCTCCGCCAGCTTCAGCTCTGGCCTGCCGGTGGAGATATCATCTGAAAAGCCCCTCTATCAGATCAAGAACAAGGAGAATGTGACCTTCACCGTCAAGTATAATGACCAGCAGGTCAATGCAACTTACTCCGCTTATCCTCAGATGACAGCGACCAAAGTGCAGAAGGGATTCACTGCTGATAAGGACTCCTTCGTCATCAACTTCAACCAGACCGGCATGTGGGTTCTCAACTGTTACTATGATGTTATCGGCGATGGGGAGTGGACTGCAACCTACGACTCCAGCAGCAATATCTTCAAGACCGGGGATGTAGTGCCCTTCAATACCACCAGGTACTCCACCATCCTCTCAGTCTGGGTCAGGAAGTAA